Within the Dermacentor silvarum isolate Dsil-2018 chromosome 8, BIME_Dsil_1.4, whole genome shotgun sequence genome, the region TTTTTCGAGGTACAAGACCCCACTTTTGTGCACATGTATTTTGCAGATCCAGTCCAAGTATGACCCGGAGCTGGCGGGCCAACTGCTTGCCTGGGTAAAGGATGTCACAGGTCAGGACATCAACACCTCCGGTGACATGGACAACTTCTATGAAACACTCAAGGATGGCGTTCTCCTCTGCCAGTAAGGAACAACTTTGTGTTTGCAACGAGGCTAACCTACAAATGGCAGTGCATACACAACACATGGCCACACACGGTATAGCGCTCTGCTGTGAGCAAATAAACATGGCGattatcacatttttctttctcgcAATAAATGCACAGCTTTCTTATGCTTCATAAAGGAAGCAAAAACTATAGCGCTGTCAAGCAACAGACAGGCACTGTATGGCTGTTTCTCGTTGTTGCTCACTGTTGTTCTGTCAGCTGTATATATTCCGCAAATCTTGCAATATGTAGTATATAAAAGCCGGTATCCACCTACAACGGCACTTTGTGTACTCCTTTGTGTTTACTGTTTCTAAACTTGTGCTGTTCCTTTTTCCTTTTGCTGCTATGTGTGAAACACTGTTATCGCATTAAGTCTATGTTGTCCTCAGCAGCAGTGCTGCCGGTTCTTCCAAGAAGCAGGGATTCCCACCTGTTTATTCACCTTCCCCATTGCGGGCAGGAAAGTGAGCTATATAAGCGCTGCCAAGGAATGCCATTGCTGCCCTGATGaacagcaacatcccttgttcaACTGCATGCTGATCAATTTTTTTCTCAAACCAACACATCATGCAGTAATGAATTATATATACCTGTGCGCAGCTGATAAGCCAAGAAACATGTCCTTTGAGAATGGTCCAGCTCACCTCTCTTGACCAAGTCTTGAGCATGAAGACTGTTGATACCCTGCTGCATAGCAGCTCCAATCCACCGCACAAAATCCAGTAATCATATAAACTTATGCACCAGCTGTCTTCTTCATTCACACACAGTGTTAGATGACATGTAGCAAAGGTACATGTTGCACAAAGAAGTATTCAGTGTCTTCGTAACTACCCAAATATATTGAAGCAAGTGGTAGTTAGTTGGCTACCTGGAAAGGCTTATTACCTTCTGGATCAGTAGATGGCGCTTTTAAagcagcttgaaaaaaaaataattttgcttggaTTAACAAATTACTATGTATGCAGCTGCCTGTGCAGGACATCATTTGCCGCCACAGGACATAAGTCATACAACACCAACTTTGAGTGGAGACATGTGTACCGGGGTGTCGAACCGAACCCAAGCCGAAAACCGTACCCGAACCAGAATTCTAGCTGAAACCGAACCTATATTCTTTAATGAACGTGCGTGAACCTGACCCGAACCTGAACCGAAAGAAATAATGGTTACCGGTTCGGCACGAAACTGTTCAAGCAAAATACACAAGTGATCCTTCGAAGCAATTACTTTTCAGTCAGCACACCCCCACGAGAACATTTATAGCAAAATGACCTGGGCATACGATAGTTTGACAagccttttcttgttttttaaggTTAGCTGGCTCTGGCATTCAGTTCCTGAGCATAAGGTTGCCAGTTCAATTCCTGACTGTGATGGCCACATTCCAAAGCGTGCAAAATTTAGATGCACTGATGTACTGACTATTGGGCGCATGTTAGAGAAGCCCGCATGGTCAAAATGAATTCAGAGACCTCCACTATAGCATTATAATCAAAACCATGTACAGGTGTATATTAACATACAAATAATCCACAACTTGTGAACATGGATACCGTAATGACCAAATGCCTTTATAGAATCGATTACTTATAGATGGAGGAGCAATACCTGTTTTTGGTTTCTTCCTCAGGCTGATGTGCAATCAGTATTCTGCTCACATTTGCTGTTTCGAGCATTAGGTTATATGTCCTCACAATTTTCTGCAATAAAAAAGAATTTCCATCTCATTGCCATACAACCACTTCAAAATTGAGCATTATTAGCAGTAAGCTACTTATTATGCAGAAGAGACCCTAAATATTAATAATCAGCTTGTTCAAACAAGGTGCTGTGTATTAATTGGCAACAAAGTTGAAAAATTCAATATGGGGATGAGCCAAGGTCAGCGGTTAAGCTTTGCAATATAAATGTGGAGCTTGTCAAGTTTAACTGTCTTGAGCCATATCAGAGAAGATGTTGACAAGTGATATTGCTTTTATGCAGCCTGGTAAATTCAATCAAGGCGGGCAGCATCCCGGAGAAGAAGATCAATCAGAGCAAGATGGCTTTCAAATGTATGGAGAACATCAACCTGTTTCTGGAGCATGCGCGGCAGATGGGTGTTCCTGCCCAGGAGACCTTCCAGACTGTCGACCTCTGGGAGAAGCAGAACCTGCTCTCGGTCTCAATCTGCCTGCAGTCACTGGCCAGAAAGGTGGGTTCTTCAGCTTTGTGCTCTGGCCCGCCGTGTTTGACACCCATGCCGCTCTTTGCTGCCAAAACAACCCCCCTCGCCTCCTTTTCTCACACTCACAGCTTCTGACACGATTGCTCTAAAGTGGTTCATTGCCAGTCACTAGTGGCATAGCTAGTGCAAGTAACCAAAATTTTCCATATAAGCTTTTTCACATGAGCTACAAATGGTGCATATTTCAGCTGTGACAGAGCCATTGATGTGCAAAGTGTACAAGGCAGTGGTATCTAAATTTTCTTCATGCTTCTTAACTGCCCTGTTGTAATCACTCATTCATGCACAGTAACTTGTGGTTCAAGTAAGTCGAAGTTAGGCAAACACAGAATACTCTTGGTAATGCATTTGAATGTGGTAAAGGAGCAAGCATGCCACAGAAAATTTGCACTTCAACACAATGTATCCACTCTTCAGAGAGCTCTGCTCTCTCAACTATTAAACCAATGAGTTTGAGA harbors:
- the LOC119460558 gene encoding myophilin; protein product: MDNFYETLKDGVLLCHLVNSIKAGSIPEKKINQSKMAFKCMENINLFLEHARQMGVPAQETFQTVDLWEKQNLLSVSICLQSLARKAPKFGVKGMGPKEAEANVRNFSEEQLKAGQNVISLQYGSNKGATQSGINFGNTRHM